A window from Chrysemys picta bellii isolate R12L10 chromosome 2, ASM1138683v2, whole genome shotgun sequence encodes these proteins:
- the LOC101951919 gene encoding uncharacterized protein LOC101951919 — translation MHRDKNCPVAYFSATLDPVAQGLPRCLHAVAAASRLVEMSESLVLRSPLTLMVPHSVETLLLQCNTGHLSSARLTRYELLLLSASYITIKRCSQLNPATLLPLSDDGDPHDCLATVSAVTVLHSDLSDVPLPNSDLVLFTDGSCFQDNQGRLLAGYAVVSLSETLEAAPFPSVTSAQVAELVALTRACFLAEGCSATIYTDSRYALGVVHDFGTLWQARGFLTSAGTPIKNGPYIAALLYAFLFLSALAIVKCPGHSMADTDVTKGNTFADASAKHAAAIEPSPDAFLGSLSVSIPSPSLTNLTLLQDSAPEAKKDSWVAQGCSLHPDSLWRSPIGVFVAPFSLYPSLAALLHGVSHVGKEGMVSAAAWWM, via the coding sequence ATGCACAGAGACAAAAACTGCCCAGTGGCttatttctctgccactttggaccCTGTTGCCCAAGGCTTACCCcgctgcctgcatgctgtggctGCCGCATCGCGCCTAGTCGAAATGTCCGAATCCCTTGTCCTCCGCTCTCCTCTGACCCTCATGGTACCTCACTCTGTGGAAACCCTCCTGCTACAATGTAACACAGGCCACCTCTCCTCCGCCCGCCTTACCAGGTATGAACTTTTACTGCTGTCGGCTTCGTATATCACCATAAAGCGTTGTTCTCAGTTAAACcctgccactctccttcctttgtctgatgaTGGTGATCCCCACGACTGCCTTGCAACTGTCTCTGCTGTTACCGTCCTGCACTCTGACCTTTCTGATGTCcctctccctaactctgaccttgttttgtttactgatggTTCCTGTTTTCAAGACAACCAAGGTCGTCTCCTTGCAGGATACGCTGTAGTGTCGCTCTCTGAAACTCTAGAAGCTGCGCCTTTTCCTTCTGTAACCTCAGCGCAAGTTGCCGAATTAGTTGCCCTCACCCGTGCCTGCTTTTTGGCAGAGGGATGCTCCGCCACCATTTACACTGACTCCCGCTATGCTTTGGGGGTTGTACATGACTTTGGCACCCTCTGGCAAGCTCGGGGTTTCCTTACCTCCGCCGGTACCCCTATCAAAAATGGCCCCTACATCGCTGCTCTCCTGTATGCATTTTTATTTCTGTCTGCCCTAGCTATTGTTAAGTGCCCAGGCCACTCGATGGCGGATACTGATGTTACTAAGGGTAACACATTTGCTGACGCCTCTgctaaacatgctgctgccatagaaccttccccagatgcattcctaggttccctttctgtttctataccaTCGCCATCCCTCACtaacctcaccctgctccaagactctgccccagaagccaaaaaggactcctgggttgccCAGGGTTGCTCTCTACATCCTGATTCCCTTTGGCGTTCGCCTATTGGTGTCTTTGTGGCCCCCTTTTCACTCTACCCATCACTGGCCGCCCTGCTACATGGTGTTTCACATgtcggaaaggaggggatggtctctgctgctgcctggtggatgtaa